The Mauremys reevesii isolate NIE-2019 linkage group 1, ASM1616193v1, whole genome shotgun sequence genome segment AATCTGCACTGGCAGTCCTTTGATCTGTAGGAGACAGGATTTGAGAGCTGTCCTGATGGCTTTGAACTCTAGCAAGTTTATGGGGAGTTTTGCCTCCCAAGATCTTCAAAGCAATGAACAAACATTTTGAATGTGCTCCCAAACCCAGGTTTGAGTCATCTGTGCCTATCATTGTCTTCTGTCAGTCTGATCCTCAGATATTCTCTGGCAATGTCCACTAAAGTAGAATGTCTTTCACCTGCTAAGTGGGGAAACATTATCATGTTCCATTTGTAAATGCTTGATTGGTTCATCCACAACCCTGCCTAGGAGATGACTAAGGTGCTGGATTCCATCAGGTTTAACACTAAATCTTCTAACCTACATTTGGTTAGACTGACTGCCTGGATGAGCTCTATGAACTGTCCTGGGGATAGGCAAGCTAGAGCCTTGGTAGAATTGAAGGTAGCCTCTCTGAAGGCTGGAATTTAAACTGAGACCAATGCAGATTTTTCTTTAGTTACTCTCAGATCAAGATACTTGATACTACATAAACCCAGCCTTGTCCCAAGACCTGCAGGGAGCAAGAAGGGATGAGAATATCTCCAGGCAGAGGGAAGAAATGTCTGTTTGGATTTTATTTTGGAAATATAACCACAGGGAGGAAAAGTTAGTTCACGCTGAACTTTGCCACAAGATTGTCTGTGGAGAGGTCTTTGCTACCTGAAGAAAGACCGGGGGGAAAAAAGCCCAAGGAGGGAGAATGTTGGTTTGTTATAAAAGGAACTCTGGAGATGTGACCTTTTTATTAATTTGGCCTGCCACTTTCCCCAGCAGGGCTAGAGTGCCTTTTGGCCTCAATACAGCGACTGAGTCAGGGTAGCAGGCTGCCAGCACTGAAGAACGTAAGCAGCTGGCAGAAATTGACATTTCCAGCAACTTTCCTTGGAGTGGATCAAATCGATTAAGCCAAATAAGGGGaataattttaaaattgtaatttaAAAGCTGAACAGTGGTACATCAGAGATACTATTGGATGTGTTTGAAGTCTTGTGTTTTTGGGGACTGTGTGTTTTTAGCTAGAGGGACACAAAAAGGGTGAGACTGTCAGGGCAAAACTGAAAGAAATGCTTCTTCTGACAAAGTCAGAATATTTCTTAAAATATATAGAAAATTCAGTTAGTCTAGTAAGAATTGGCATGTAACATTTGGAAACTAAATTCAATTATTAAAGTGTGAAATGGAGGATATTTTTTCTTGctttaaatgaaaatatataaatctaaataaagcTTTAACTAGCTACCAATGCCTTTGTAATACTAACAAATTGGAAGAAATATGGAGGGAAATAACAAATGACTAGGGGAATGGAGAGATTGATTTATGAGGACAGACTGAAAAAAACCCTATTTACTAATACCCTGGCTAAGTAACAGTTCTGAGGGGACTTGATTAAAGTCCTCAAATATTTGAAGGGTGCAAATACCAAGGAgcgagaagaattatttaagatAATACAAAGAGGTAAAACTTAGTAGAGCTATGACATTAAAGTGGCACTGTCAACTCAAAATTGACCCATAATTTAGATTTTGTAAAGACAGACCTATAAAACCTAAGACCAATATGAATGTTTCCATTTCTTTGTTCTTAAACTTCCTATGTATATAGAGCAAACTGCAGCAACCTGAAAGTGAAATCTACTATAAATAACACTAAAACTGATTTTCGTTGTCCAAGATGAGAGTAGGGTGGCCACTGCCGCATCCCCAGAATATCGGACATTCCAGTACTTCTGGGAACTTTTTCACTATTAATAACCTAAGGTTAGTAATTTAGGGAAACAAATTTGATTGTCCACAATATGTAACTTTTAAATTGACAAGTGTCcctttataataaataataataattaattatctactcttatatagcacttttcatcagtggatctcaaggtgctttacaaaggaggttagtTTCATAAAATGTATCATAAAATGGAATATCATGAAAAAGTTCTTAATTGTATTAATCTGTGGAactaagggaagtggtggaagtcaAATCACTTGGGTCATGTAAAACTAGACTGAAAGTAGTGGAGAGTGCACCATACAGAACAATTCTTCACTGGCAGGGGGATGGAGTAGATGACATAATAGCTTTTTCCACCTCTAATGTTTATGATGGTGTTACTTTATAAAGGCAATAGCACCATCAATAACATTTTGAGTACTATTTTAGTAAGAGAAAAGGCCAGAAATTCAGTTTTCCTTAGAACAAAAGCTTTATACCACGAGATAGTAAAACATTGAAGAAAGAACTTAAATCCCACCAGGGTCTAAAGTTCCTGCCCATTACCTAATTACGTCATTGCTTACCTTATTCAGAAACTCATCATCCTCATCCAAGAAATACAATACAGGCACATTTGTCTGAGAGGCTGCTACCCACTGGAGGAGTGCTTGGAGCTGTTTGTTATGTAAGCTCTCGGAAGGATTCTGATTCATCACTACCACTTTGCGACCGGATGCACTGTCTTCACCTGATCCAAGCCCAGCCTCAGCAGTTCCTGTGCACTTGGAATCCATAGATCCTGTGCCATCTTCCCTGTCCCCTATCTCTGCTAGAGCAGACTCTGGGTTGCTGTATTTGGCTATCATAAGACACAACTTTGTCACTGTATCCACCAAACTGTCAATAAATTGCCCACTGCCCCCCTCTTTTCCACTTATGTCAAACTGATCAGTAATCATTTTTGTCAGTCCAGATATAGCCTCTTCACAGGACTGTTCAACTTCTGAAAGGGCATGTCCCTCAGAGGTTTTGCCAAGATTCCTGTTTGTTTCATCCATCATGGAATTTCCTTGTTGGCCTTCTATTTTGCAACCAGTCTCATTTATTAATTTTCGGATGAGCATTAATATGACACTGGACATGTCATTTTCAGGGTTCTGCTTTTGAAGTTCTGACTTCTGGGAACCTGATTCATCACTTTGTTTTGATGGATCCTGATCTTTTGCTGAAGATGGCCTGAAACTACTGCAACCACCTTTTTCATGGGATTCATGCGAGAGGAATCCAAATGAAGTGGTACCTGCTTTGTTAGTTTTGCCCCCTTCAGCTGTGCCCTTGCCTGCATTCTCCTGTTGGATTAGATGATACTGTATCAACAATAGTGCAGTCACAATCAGATCTTTTGCCCATGCATCTCCAGAGATTTTGGTCATGTTCTGAATTTCTGAACTCCAGTGTGGATTTTCTGGAGGTTTAGGTTCAGCTTCCCTTGCTGAAGGCTGAGACTTTGAGCATTTGTTGCATTTTTGTTGGTTTTGATGCCATAGAGTAAGCCCGTGCTTAATTATGTGGTTACCTACTGTTTCTGCACAggtcatttctttttctttctctttggtAACTGTTTCAGTTTTTGTTGCTGAAAACCTCAAGTTCTGAGCCTTTGCATCTGCTGCTCGTGAGCCTGTCTTCACAGATGCATACGCAAGGCTTTGAGACTGGGATTTATCTCCTGCTGGTTTTTGCACTATTAAGGTAGTATGTAAACGATTTAGCATTGCTTGTACTATTTCTGCAGCCTTATGACTTCCTTGACTGAATAGGCTCCGCTTCACTGCCGAAACAAAATCTGAGTCAGTCATGAGTGTCCCTGTGACATTGTGTAAATTTTTCATACAGGAGTCTATTAAGTCTGAAACTACCTCCTTGGAGTGCTTTAGTATCACCTTTTTCAGCACCACACAAGCTATGCTTGAGTCATTCACTTCAACTTTCATGGTCTTCATAACTGAGACCATCATATCTGAAACCACGTTATTGGCATAAACCAGAATCCCTTTGCTTAAAGTATTCGTAAATTCATCTGGGCCAAAGCGTTTTTTATGATGGCATGTTCTGTTGTCACTGTGTGCTGACCTTCTTTCATGACTCTGCTCACGTCTGGTTGAAGATTGTTCGTCTACTTctttataaaaaaatgttttcttcttgGAAGATGGATTCCCTTCATATTTGGTTTCCTTCATATTAATATGAGTTGTATTCTCTGATGGATTATTTTTGCCTTCATCTGTGCCCACTCCACTAGACTTGTGACCTGGTTCCCCAAGAGAGGCAAAAAGTGACTTGTGTATACACTTATCAGTGCCATCTGTCTTGTCATTAATCTCTTTACGTGCCATTGCAATGACAAGGTTAGAGAGTCTGTTAACATAAAAAGAGACTTCATCCACACCTTGCTTGGTATCTGCAGAAGTTAGCTGACTCTCTATGTCCTTTGGTTCCTTTTGACTCGAGGTGGATTTCATCTCCATATGAAAATCGGGTGACCCACTGTTGGATCTAACATCCATGCTAAACTGCTCATCATAGACACTGAAACCACCTGGTGAGGGTGCATTGCGCATTTGGATGCTCTGCCCACCTATTGATGGTTCCCTTGAGTTCTCACAAGTCTTTTGTTTACTGGTAGACTTCAGCACATCCTGGATTCCAAGTGCACATCTTTCGAGATCTTTTCGGAGCCAGGTCAAGACTTTGAGGGGATCGGATGCAGCTTGTTTGAAAAATTTTGCTGAATCGGTCTAAGGATTGAAACAAATCACAAATTTACAATGGTTTATTTCCCCAATATTCATATTCCCTTGGTACAAAGACCTTGCTCAGTCCAAGGCAGTCTATAAAAACCTAATTCAACTCTCATCAGCCTTGCCTATGCCAGAAAAATCAATACTTATATTTTAGCAACTGCCAGCAGTGTTGCAGCTCAACCTGTGGTAGAACCAACATAAGTGCTAGAGAGCAGACATGATGACATTTTTACTAGCCTGGTATGAAACCCTGTTCTATACTGATGGCTTAGCACTAATGCAGCTGCAACATGGACACTAACTCTTCTTGTGTAGATGCACCCATTGATGTGAATAGtaagactctcactgacttcagtgaaagttgGATCAGGTTCTACACTAGTATGTAGTCTGGCCTCTTTCTTCTGTATGGGTTACATAgtaaagaaaaatgtaaatgacAAGGACTAATGAATGGATGTAAAAACTGGATGTTTTAACAACTGTGGagagagaagcaaaaaaaaagatacaTCTGAGTTTAATCTCTTGTGAATGAACAAATCAAGGATCCAAATGTcatgtctggggatttgtcctgctttgagcagggggttggactagatgacctcctgagatcccttccaaccctgatattcagtgatttttttggggggagagggatagctcagtggtttgaacattgacctgctaaacccaggattgtgagtttaatccttgaggggggtatttagggatctggggcaaaatcagtacttggtcctgctattgaaggcagggggctggactcaatgacattttagggtcccttccagttatatgagataggtatatctccatatattattattatgtatcaTTCACTTGATTCTCCAAGAAATACATTGCCTTTTAAAGATCAGAGACTGCTCTTTGCTTTACCCTTCCAGCACTGAGGATGAGTTTACTTGTTGTCTGAGAACAGCAACAAAGGAATGACATTTAGCAAATTTAATCTTATTTCCTCTGTCCCTCTGACATGTACTTGCTTTGTGTGTGTATCTGACGTCATCTTCTTTTACCTCGCTCACTCTCATGAAAAGGATCTACTATTGCCAGTTAGAGACCAGTATTTGTGAAGCTGAAGGGCTAGTGTTCTCATCACAACTCCGCCAGCGTTGGTGTCATTTATCTAGTAGCTGttcacagcacagaggctgtttAACTACTTTTTCCCTCCTAAAGCACTTTGATGGAGAGGAATGGAACAATCACAGCCATAATGAATAGCCAGGGAACTATCCCATTAGACCATCTGGATATCCCCTCAGCTTCAAAGGGAGGAGCTTGATGTGGACCTGATAGTTTCCCCCCATAGAGAATGAAAGAAATATATAGCAGCTTTACTCTTGTTGCTgttcaatttaaaataataaaataataataataataataataatattaaataataatagattAATAGTTGATCATTAATAATGTCCAGTCATTTTAACATGCTTAAATCTCTAGTAATTATGACAACCGGATGGGGGAAATGATGGTTTAATTAATGTATCTGCCTCAAGACTGCAGCTGTTCCATTGTGCGTGCATTCTACATTTGTCATCACTGATGTGACTCACTATGTCTAGAAGATATATGACTAACTCTCATCTCATCCTTGTATTATAGCAAAAGGACATCTCTTTGGGATGCATAATTTTATCTGACTGCATGATTGGGTGGAAGAAGGAATATAATGCTTAGACCCAATAAACCCCTGAAGCCTGGACAACAGCAGACTTGGACAACAGCCCCACAATATCGCCTACACAAAAGAACTCCAGAGTGTCAGTCCAAGATACAACCTCAGCTACACCAGGACCAAGAGGCCTACACTACTATAGagggagacacagagaggtgaaCAGATAGCAATATCACAAACTGAAACCTGCTAAACCTATTGGCATTACAGAGAACTTTACAAACCGTTGCCAGTTTCACACCGCTCTTTACTGCCATCATTATCTGGGAGTCAGATAAAGCCAAAACTTTCATCAAAACTCAGTGTGCATAACTACATTAATCTGAATTCACAGAAAGTGGTATGAACCCAGGCAAACTAAAACCAACAAGAATCTCACAGCTTCAGTCAGGATTCTTGAGTTCTGTTTCTGAATGTTGCCACTGGCTCTGTGTCAGTCCAATTCTGCCAAACTTACCCAAACTGAAGTATACTTTATTTTGTAAGAGATTCCACACCCAGGAAAGGCAGTTCCTAAGTCATACTGGTGTGAATCCAGAGTAACTGATAAATTCAGTGGATTTAGTCTGGACTCACACAGATATGGTtgaaggcagaatctggcccattgactctgGTGGAGTTACTTTGGATGTGTTCCAGTGTAAAAGAGCACAATTTAGCCCTAAATAATATTTATATGTATCTTTCACTTTATACACTGCATCTATCAACAACTCTCTCAGTATCTTTATTTTAAGAACAACTACCATAATCAAATTCACATAATTTGAAGATGGTACATACCTCTTATCTTATCCATAATCTTTACCATACTTTAGCAAGCTAAAACACATTGTTGGTATTTCTAATAACAGGTGCTCGTGATGTCACGACATTCTGGGTACAAGAGCTGGATAAACAAATCACAACTAATAACTTATTTGACAAATGTATTAAACAAATCTATGGTTCTGGTCAGAAATACTGCTTTTGGGGAACTTCTGTATGAACAAACTTTTCTTGCATGAATGTTTGTAAAACGCTAATAAAAAGGTAGGTGaacaaagttaaaaataaattcttGTTTGATCTCAGCACAACATTTGTGAATAAATTTTCTCACTATTCACCCAGAGCGAGAGAGTGTCGTCATACCCTATGTTTTCTTTAGTACATGATCTATAACCAAATTTATCATCAAGATGATTAATTATGAACATTCAGCAACCGACTTTTCATTGAGATTAAACCAACATCAGCCGTATAGCCAACACTTAAGGCACAGTATTGAGAGATGCATAACAGctctctgaatttggcccctaGCATCAACCTAGGTATTCCTGGCTTGTGCCAAAGATTACATTATACAATACTGCTAGATAGAATTGGTTGTAAATTTTTGGATAATTTggttttcactggaaaatgcagatttgtcaaaactgaaacttttcataGGAATGTACCAGTTTTGACAAAACTTGCCTTGGGAAAAGTTTTGCAGGTCCAGGGTGGAGTTTCTGGTTGAAACCACAGTAAGATATAGAGATATAGAAACATGACAGAGGAGGGATTTTTACCTGTCTCTCCCACAACCCAGATGCGTGCCTTAACAACCAGACTACTCTGAGGTCCCACTCCTGTGGTctgttttttcatgaaaaacttcaaaaagtcTCAGGTTTTGTCCCAATGTGGAACAGGAACATTTTCAAAGTCTCAAAATTTTTTCACAGGACAGGAAAATCATCCCCACCACCCTCACCTGCTCTGCTAGTGAAACCTTAATTGGCCTAAGAAAAAACATGCAATATTTTACTTTGGAAGATAAGGTAATGTCTATACCAAATGAAAAATTTCTAGATGCCGTTTTCCTGAATGGTAACTTTACATTATTTACAATATATGGAGCTGAACACTGATTCCTCTCATTTGGAGAGTAAATCTCTTACTGTAAGGGACCAGTAACTACCATATATGAGAGACAAAGACCATATATGAGAGACAAAGACCTTGCTACTTCCAAGGTAtgtccgttagcatggggcgggcttttgcccgccccgtttcccagaaacccaatagatacttcCAAGGTATGAAACATATAGAATAAAACCATTCAAATGAATCCAAACTTGTAATATAACAGTGCAAACATCTGGCATTTTTGATGACATGACTGAAAATCTAATTGCAATGCAGAATGCCTTGTTTACTAACAAATTCATTGGGGAAAACATTTACCTTTCTTTAATATATCCACATAGAGACAAATCACTTTTCATGCTCTGTATGGTATATTTTTTGGTTATTTTTCCAGACTGTTCTTTTTATGAAAATAGatttataaaataatttaaaaaaaacaacgcATTTCTTACTGTCCAATTCTGTTCTTCTTCACCTCCTGGAGTATAGCGATCCACTTTACAGAGTCCACTTTGGCTCTGTAACCAGTCAATGTTGTCAGTCATCTGTGATGAAGTAGAAAGAAAACCAAAATCAGAGGCACGGATATGAAAGGTGAAGGAATGTGGACAATGCTGGGGACAATCAGTGATGATTTACAGTAGAGATATCCAAAATGCGGTCTCTTGATACCACATTATCCTTCACCACTCCAGAGATAATCTCAGACCAGTACCCTACCGCAGAGGTGCttgaacaatttgtatagtgggggtgctgagagcaattgaaccaaactgtaaaccctgtatataatggaaaccacttcaagctagagggtgctgcagcacccatcgcacctctagttccagcacctatgccctaCCATGCAGTAGAAGATAATGCTAGCAAtaaactgaaagaaaaacaaagacaaTTCTTTGCCCACACTAAATTCTTTTAGCTATAGAAACTTTAGGAGTTACTTGACAtttcataaaatacattttcGGATAGAAATCAAAATGTCAAGATAGCAATGTCCCTTTAAGCACAATTTTGCAGCGGGGAATGCAGGTATGGCACAATGGATTTTGACAGGCATTGAGAGTTATATACTATAattaggattttcaaaggcaattcagtgagagttgggcacctaactctgttaggtttttttaaaaaccccagCCTGACAAA includes the following:
- the AKAP3 gene encoding A-kinase anchor protein 3, whose translation is MTDNIDWLQSQSGLCKVDRYTPGGEEEQNWTTDSAKFFKQAASDPLKVLTWLRKDLERCALGIQDVLKSTSKQKTCENSREPSIGGQSIQMRNAPSPGGFSVYDEQFSMDVRSNSGSPDFHMEMKSTSSQKEPKDIESQLTSADTKQGVDEVSFYVNRLSNLVIAMARKEINDKTDGTDKCIHKSLFASLGEPGHKSSGVGTDEGKNNPSENTTHINMKETKYEGNPSSKKKTFFYKEVDEQSSTRREQSHERRSAHSDNRTCHHKKRFGPDEFTNTLSKGILVYANNVVSDMMVSVMKTMKVEVNDSSIACVVLKKVILKHSKEVVSDLIDSCMKNLHNVTGTLMTDSDFVSAVKRSLFSQGSHKAAEIVQAMLNRLHTTLIVQKPAGDKSQSQSLAYASVKTGSRAADAKAQNLRFSATKTETVTKEKEKEMTCAETVGNHIIKHGLTLWHQNQQKCNKCSKSQPSAREAEPKPPENPHWSSEIQNMTKISGDAWAKDLIVTALLLIQYHLIQQENAGKGTAEGGKTNKAGTTSFGFLSHESHEKGGCSSFRPSSAKDQDPSKQSDESGSQKSELQKQNPENDMSSVILMLIRKLINETGCKIEGQQGNSMMDETNRNLGKTSEGHALSEVEQSCEEAISGLTKMITDQFDISGKEGGSGQFIDSLVDTVTKLCLMIAKYSNPESALAEIGDREDGTGSMDSKCTGTAEAGLGSGEDSASGRKVVVMNQNPSESLHNKQLQALLQWVAASQTNVPVLYFLDEDDEFLNKLQQLSSIAVEKGYSVGEVIQAVLKYEKEKQLGEALGNFVRLPVLDWLLNNL